One part of the Dyadobacter sp. 676 genome encodes these proteins:
- a CDS encoding nuclear transport factor 2 family protein, whose protein sequence is MEQVTRHLNVAMSAMAVSSFLKALNDQDYEAAGEFMDENMRFEGVLGSVDGKEEYLSQMAKMKFRYDVKKLLYDEDSVSVLYEIDMGGKAVLTSGWYEVQEGKITHIRVIFDPRPVLS, encoded by the coding sequence ATGGAGCAAGTAACCAGGCATTTGAATGTGGCAATGAGCGCGATGGCCGTATCGTCGTTTCTGAAAGCGCTGAATGATCAGGATTATGAAGCGGCTGGGGAATTTATGGATGAGAATATGCGCTTCGAGGGCGTGCTCGGAAGCGTGGACGGAAAAGAGGAGTACCTCAGCCAGATGGCGAAAATGAAGTTCCGGTATGATGTGAAAAAGCTGCTGTACGACGAAGATTCCGTATCCGTGCTCTATGAAATCGACATGGGGGGCAAGGCGGTGCTTACCTCCGGGTGGTACGAAGTGCAGGAAGGAAAGATCACGCACATTCGTGTCATTTTCGATCCGCGACCGGTACTTTCCTGA
- a CDS encoding LytTR family DNA-binding domain-containing protein, whose product MHLVGKRPFLASKTLKHFDEMLAEFNFIRTHKSHLVNPKYIKQVTHNNQFLLLSDGSRIEISRRKKELVQQYLKIK is encoded by the coding sequence ATTCACCTTGTAGGGAAACGCCCGTTCCTGGCAAGCAAGACGCTCAAACATTTCGATGAAATGCTGGCGGAATTCAATTTCATCCGCACACATAAATCACATCTCGTCAATCCGAAGTACATCAAGCAGGTGACGCACAACAACCAGTTTCTGTTGCTGTCGGACGGCTCGCGGATCGAAATTTCGAGGCGTAAGAAAGAGCTCGTTCAACAATATCTGAAAATCAAATGA
- a CDS encoding histidine kinase produces the protein MRHFQVFWLIYLLWPLTSSAQFIFQNLKEEDGLSSKDIHCMYKDTDGFLWIGTVNGLNRYDGNTIKCYDDLRAVHNVEVNGIYPVDGNANLLVATSRGLKLFNKSAGRYQTDQRWKALTHMPLLAIKEDGEKRIWFIGKSEIFVYDGVKVWKLTDLFPWARRVADHDLSFAAKSAFCWDKKRKGFWVGGYDCLFIDCGNKTVYDSKNNPHKWPILNQRQVTAITLDNNDDLWYGSTIDFSLHFSKPDVPNDTSYLHLDNVRSTDGVNFLFVDGQDRVWISTWMYAAYLKEPGKPIRKLPYSQDAAYSIGYGFFNEIIEDDEKDIWFGTINGLSKLTYNNPFEAVYKLPSRQFFLQVNFAGINALATRGDTILALKEDGLVLFKQSEKIFRQFIGSKDILIRNRLSDAALSEGVWWIAGNGGLYTLRSGDQSLRPFTHSKLKKPFSPGNFVVIDLRGRIWFQVWKEALYRFDPKTNICERIDGTDDRWGRFRYKPCQSALKLRNGDLLFAMKGEGILRFSERTQQFNVIEVADKKRFHAMQMIEDQAGNWWAAVLERGLFKLNERGQYIDSLTRRNGFVTTLINSIALDNRGAIWAAGPTGLLFFFPETKKVTQVKINLGKTLQDYWNYVLATRDRVYAAMLDHVVVIDPMKFARIPVKNAPQITSIKVFGNEISDFPPPSLILGPTKDFITFQFASWKHRDIPSLQYSYQLEGIDENWVNAGRNLSVSYNSLAAGDYVFKVRSTNEHEQWMNQYTTLKIRIMPYWWQSWWFFLLVGCVSGAFLYLTYHGYLNRKHKRELTKTIEYFVNSIYGENSVSEICWDIVRSCTSQLHFEDCTVFLWDEDRQKLLQKATYGSKDPIENELLNPLELELGEGIVGVAAKIRKTLIIPDTSLDPRYIRQDPSKFSEIAVPILHEGKLIGVLDSEHSKKNFFTEEQARTLVTIASINANKIAEAQAEEEAAKKEIMLLEINRMLAESQLMALRAQMNPHFVFNCLNSIQECIVTQKYGEASKYLNKFSKLFRMVLNNSDRNLVTVEEEKDVLELYLELEQMRFEQSFVYSIDIDDELEADDILLPSMLLQPYVENAIWHGLMHKDGYRELKISFDRIDEEVFKCTIDDNGIGRRKSFEIKQKNAHTKRHKSKGLQIAKDRLDLIDRQGQHASVEIIDKYDCNDRATGTKVVIELSTSLDT, from the coding sequence ATGCGTCATTTTCAGGTCTTTTGGCTTATTTATCTTCTTTGGCCTCTCACGTCCAGCGCTCAATTCATTTTCCAGAATCTTAAAGAGGAGGATGGGCTAAGCTCCAAGGACATACATTGCATGTATAAGGATACTGATGGATTTCTATGGATAGGAACCGTGAACGGGCTTAACCGTTACGATGGGAACACCATAAAGTGTTACGACGACCTAAGGGCAGTACACAATGTAGAGGTGAATGGCATTTATCCCGTTGACGGAAACGCCAATCTGCTTGTCGCGACATCGCGGGGGCTTAAATTATTTAATAAATCCGCCGGCAGGTATCAAACCGATCAGCGATGGAAAGCACTTACCCACATGCCCTTACTAGCTATTAAGGAAGACGGTGAAAAGAGAATCTGGTTTATCGGAAAATCGGAGATATTCGTTTACGACGGCGTGAAGGTATGGAAACTGACCGACCTGTTTCCATGGGCCAGACGAGTCGCCGATCACGACCTTTCATTCGCAGCCAAAAGCGCTTTTTGCTGGGACAAAAAAAGAAAAGGGTTCTGGGTCGGGGGGTATGACTGCCTTTTCATAGATTGTGGCAATAAAACTGTTTACGACAGCAAGAATAATCCGCACAAATGGCCCATTCTGAATCAAAGGCAAGTAACCGCCATCACCCTGGATAATAACGATGACCTCTGGTATGGTTCGACGATCGACTTTTCCCTACATTTCTCCAAGCCCGACGTTCCCAACGATACTTCTTATTTGCACCTTGACAATGTCCGGTCAACCGACGGCGTCAACTTTCTGTTTGTAGACGGTCAGGACAGGGTATGGATATCCACCTGGATGTATGCAGCTTACCTAAAAGAGCCGGGCAAACCGATACGAAAATTGCCTTATAGCCAAGACGCAGCATATTCCATCGGTTATGGTTTCTTTAATGAAATTATCGAAGACGACGAAAAGGATATCTGGTTCGGTACCATCAATGGGCTGAGTAAACTGACATACAATAATCCGTTCGAAGCGGTTTACAAACTACCGAGCAGGCAGTTCTTCCTTCAGGTTAACTTTGCGGGGATTAATGCGTTGGCAACCAGAGGTGATACGATTCTGGCATTAAAGGAAGATGGCCTGGTTCTCTTTAAACAAAGCGAGAAAATATTCAGGCAATTTATTGGTTCAAAAGATATCCTTATCAGAAACCGGCTTTCTGATGCCGCCCTTTCCGAGGGAGTATGGTGGATTGCAGGGAACGGCGGGTTGTACACCCTTCGTAGTGGTGACCAAAGCCTTCGGCCATTTACTCACAGTAAATTAAAAAAGCCATTCTCACCCGGCAATTTCGTGGTTATCGATCTCCGGGGACGAATCTGGTTCCAGGTTTGGAAAGAAGCCCTATATCGATTTGACCCCAAGACAAACATTTGCGAGCGTATAGACGGTACCGATGACCGATGGGGCCGTTTCCGGTACAAACCGTGCCAGAGTGCCTTGAAATTGAGGAACGGCGACTTACTTTTCGCGATGAAAGGTGAGGGCATTCTACGCTTTTCCGAACGCACGCAGCAGTTCAATGTCATCGAAGTTGCAGACAAAAAACGCTTTCATGCCATGCAAATGATTGAGGACCAAGCAGGAAATTGGTGGGCGGCTGTGCTGGAACGGGGACTGTTCAAATTAAATGAGCGGGGTCAGTATATTGACAGCCTGACACGCCGTAACGGGTTTGTGACCACCCTGATTAACAGCATTGCATTGGACAACAGAGGGGCGATATGGGCGGCAGGGCCAACCGGATTGCTATTCTTCTTCCCTGAAACAAAGAAAGTTACGCAAGTAAAGATCAATCTGGGCAAAACATTGCAGGATTACTGGAATTATGTCCTTGCGACGCGGGACCGCGTCTATGCGGCTATGCTTGACCACGTCGTCGTAATAGATCCAATGAAATTTGCGCGTATTCCCGTAAAAAACGCCCCTCAAATTACTTCTATCAAGGTGTTCGGAAATGAAATTTCGGATTTCCCCCCGCCTTCTCTGATTCTCGGTCCCACCAAGGATTTTATCACATTCCAATTTGCCTCATGGAAGCATCGCGATATCCCGTCATTACAGTATAGTTACCAACTGGAGGGAATTGACGAGAATTGGGTTAACGCGGGAAGGAATTTGAGCGTTAGCTATAACAGCTTGGCGGCCGGCGATTACGTGTTCAAGGTCCGTAGCACAAACGAACACGAGCAATGGATGAATCAATATACTACACTGAAAATCAGAATAATGCCGTATTGGTGGCAAAGCTGGTGGTTCTTCCTCCTGGTCGGCTGTGTATCCGGCGCATTTCTCTACCTTACCTACCACGGGTATCTGAATAGAAAGCACAAACGGGAGCTTACAAAAACAATCGAATACTTCGTAAACTCAATTTATGGCGAAAATTCAGTAAGCGAAATTTGCTGGGATATTGTCCGCAGCTGCACTTCTCAGCTACATTTCGAAGATTGCACCGTATTTCTATGGGATGAGGATCGCCAGAAACTACTGCAAAAAGCTACGTATGGCTCCAAAGATCCAATTGAAAACGAACTTCTAAATCCTCTGGAGCTCGAACTCGGGGAAGGTATTGTAGGCGTTGCGGCGAAAATCAGGAAAACGCTGATAATTCCCGATACTTCTCTCGATCCGAGGTACATTCGCCAAGACCCCAGCAAATTCTCCGAAATCGCAGTCCCTATTCTCCACGAAGGTAAATTGATCGGTGTGCTGGACTCGGAGCATAGCAAAAAGAACTTTTTTACGGAGGAACAGGCCCGCACGCTCGTTACCATCGCCTCCATCAACGCCAACAAAATCGCCGAAGCGCAGGCGGAAGAAGAAGCCGCCAAAAAGGAAATCATGCTTCTGGAAATCAACCGGATGCTGGCTGAAAGCCAACTGATGGCGCTCCGGGCACAAATGAACCCGCATTTTGTGTTCAACTGCCTCAATAGTATTCAGGAATGCATCGTAACGCAGAAATATGGCGAGGCGAGCAAGTATCTCAACAAATTTTCGAAGCTCTTCCGCATGGTGCTCAACAATTCGGACCGGAACCTGGTCACGGTCGAAGAGGAAAAAGACGTGCTCGAACTTTACCTGGAACTCGAACAAATGCGATTCGAACAGAGCTTCGTTTACAGCATCGACATCGACGACGAGCTGGAAGCGGACGATATCCTTTTGCCCTCGATGTTACTGCAGCCGTATGTCGAAAATGCTATCTGGCACGGGCTAATGCACAAAGACGGCTATCGCGAGCTGAAAATTTCATTCGACCGCATCGATGAGGAGGTTTTCAAATGCACAATCGATGACAACGGAATCGGGCGACGGAAATCCTTTGAAATCAAACAGAAGAATGCGCATACCAAAAGACACAAATCCAAAGGCCTCCAGATAGCCAAGGACCGCCTTGACCTGATCGACCGGCAGGGCCAGCACGCATCGGTCGAAATCATCGACAAATACGATTGCAACGATCGAGCCACCGGTACGAAGGTGGTGATAGAGCTTTCCACTTCACTAGACACCTGA
- a CDS encoding SRPBCC domain-containing protein, translating into MESRKLEIKAAIQISKTAREVFEGIVEPVHMTHYFISESTGRMEEGRELVWRFPEYDMNVPVRVGKVEQDRLVTFHWGDPGKETEVRIGLAPFGEGNKTTVVRVTEGTMDLGEEGINWLISNTEGWANFVACLKAYLEYGINLRRGAFDFRA; encoded by the coding sequence ATGGAAAGCCGGAAACTGGAAATCAAGGCCGCGATTCAGATTTCAAAAACGGCCCGAGAGGTATTCGAAGGCATAGTAGAACCCGTGCACATGACGCATTACTTTATTTCGGAAAGTACCGGCCGCATGGAAGAAGGCAGGGAGCTGGTGTGGCGCTTCCCCGAGTATGACATGAATGTACCTGTCCGCGTAGGGAAGGTAGAACAGGACCGTCTGGTAACTTTCCATTGGGGCGACCCTGGAAAGGAAACGGAGGTGCGGATCGGGCTGGCACCATTCGGAGAGGGCAACAAAACGACTGTCGTGCGGGTCACCGAAGGGACGATGGATCTCGGCGAGGAAGGGATTAATTGGCTGATTAGCAATACCGAAGGCTGGGCCAATTTCGTGGCATGCCTGAAAGCCTATCTTGAATACGGTATCAATCTCAGAAGAGGTGCTTTTGATTTCCGGGCCTAG
- a CDS encoding response regulator — MLKTLIIDDEQKARNVLNHYLNNSVSLEVEARHAESVEEALHVLENFQPDIVFLDVEMPHQNGFEFLLARKNPPYDIVFTTAFNQYAIQAIRFSALDYLLKPVDPEELQSAINRHFEKVQEKSKQQTQQLYDNLVHNIEKKNVRDFRLAVPSSEGVFFFYAGRNPETGSGQKLHVHSPCRETPVPGKQDAQTFR, encoded by the coding sequence ATGCTTAAAACATTGATCATCGATGACGAACAGAAAGCACGCAATGTTCTGAATCACTATCTCAATAATTCGGTTTCGCTGGAAGTTGAGGCCCGCCATGCCGAATCGGTAGAGGAAGCCCTCCATGTGCTGGAAAATTTCCAGCCCGACATTGTTTTCCTGGATGTGGAAATGCCACACCAAAACGGGTTCGAGTTTCTGCTTGCCCGAAAAAACCCGCCCTACGACATCGTCTTTACCACGGCCTTCAATCAGTACGCCATCCAGGCGATCCGTTTCAGCGCGTTGGATTATCTGCTTAAACCGGTCGATCCGGAAGAATTACAGTCGGCTATCAACCGGCACTTCGAAAAGGTGCAGGAAAAATCCAAGCAGCAAACCCAGCAGCTTTACGACAATCTCGTCCATAACATCGAGAAAAAGAACGTCCGTGATTTCAGGCTGGCGGTACCGTCCAGCGAAGGCGTTTTCTTTTTTTACGCTGGACGAAATCCTGAGACTGGAAGCGGACAAAAATTACACGTCCATTCACCTTGTAGGGAAACGCCCGTTCCTGGCAAGCAAGACGCTCAAACATTTCGATGA
- a CDS encoding HipA family kinase produces MDNDPVGLRTVNVLRYLTPLREGGSLPAIAEADDDFLYVLKFRGAGQGTKALISELIGGELARFLGLKVPEIVFANLDEGFGRTEPDEEIQDLLKASTGLNLAMHYLSGAITFDPVVTKIEPRLASEIVWLDSFLTNVDRTARNTNMLMWHRELWLIDHGAALYFHHSWQNWEEQARRPFAQVKDHVLLRNASLLEEVNAEFRQRLEGDIIPAVVSLIPDDWLLRDSPFETADQHRQAYISYLQARLSVSEIFVKGARDAR; encoded by the coding sequence ATGGACAATGATCCTGTCGGCCTGCGGACCGTGAATGTACTCCGTTATCTGACTCCGCTGAGGGAAGGAGGTTCGCTGCCCGCCATTGCGGAGGCGGACGATGATTTTTTATATGTACTGAAATTCAGAGGTGCCGGCCAGGGCACGAAAGCGCTGATTTCCGAACTGATAGGAGGGGAACTGGCCCGCTTTCTAGGCCTGAAAGTGCCGGAAATCGTATTTGCCAATCTCGACGAAGGATTTGGCAGGACAGAGCCGGACGAGGAGATTCAGGACTTGCTCAAAGCGAGTACGGGCCTCAATCTGGCGATGCATTATCTTTCCGGAGCTATTACCTTCGACCCCGTGGTGACCAAAATAGAGCCGCGGCTGGCTTCAGAGATCGTGTGGCTGGATAGTTTTCTGACTAACGTCGACCGTACGGCCCGCAACACGAACATGCTCATGTGGCATAGAGAGCTCTGGCTGATCGACCACGGCGCGGCGCTTTATTTCCACCATTCATGGCAAAACTGGGAAGAACAGGCCAGGAGGCCGTTCGCACAGGTAAAAGACCACGTTTTGCTGCGAAACGCCTCGTTGCTGGAAGAAGTGAATGCCGAGTTTCGCCAACGGCTGGAAGGCGATATTATCCCGGCTGTAGTATCCCTTATCCCCGACGATTGGTTGTTGAGAGATTCTCCCTTTGAAACTGCCGATCAGCACAGGCAGGCTTACATCAGTTATTTGCAAGCCCGCCTGTCAGTATCTGAAATCTTTGTGAAAGGAGCCCGGGATGCCAGATAG
- the glgB gene encoding 1,4-alpha-glucan branching protein GlgB yields MSVIGSFNDWKRDAHPLSARSDGSGIWEGFIPQVSRGALYKYFIRSANAYEVEKGDPYATYWQTPPHTASVVWDLRFEWTDHTWMEKRKAPALNNPISIYEVHPGSWRKVPEEEGRWMTYRELAAELPEYCRFMGFTHVEFLPMAEHPFYGSWGYQVTGYFAPTSRYGTPQDFMFLINALHEANIGVILDWVPSHFPTDEHGLGYFDGSHLYEHADPRQGFHPDWQSAIFNYGRHEVRSFLISNALYWLDKFHIDGLRVDAVASMLYLDYSRKEGEWIPNKYGGRENLEAIDFLRDFNTAVHQSFPEVLTIAEESTAWPGVTHPVSSGGLGFDLKWMMGWMHDTLAYFQRDTVYRSYHQGQLSFSLHYAFSERFVLPLSHDEVVYGKRSLLHKMPGDEWQRFANLRLLHTYMYGHPGAKLLFMGAEFGQNHEWRHDYSLDWGENQHPAHNGIQRLVKDLNEFYGNEPALYERNFSREGFEWIDHQDATNSVLAWIRKGASPSEELLFIANFTPVVRENYRIGVPRPGYYREVFNSDNLRYGGVRRCLSGRNRKLSYSPARPCPFRSVDTPAAGGNSIKIPPQF; encoded by the coding sequence GTGTCGGTTATCGGTAGTTTTAACGACTGGAAGCGAGATGCTCATCCCCTGTCGGCCCGTAGCGACGGTTCAGGTATCTGGGAGGGCTTTATTCCCCAGGTGTCGCGAGGGGCGTTATACAAGTATTTTATCCGCTCTGCCAATGCTTATGAGGTCGAAAAAGGCGATCCTTATGCGACGTATTGGCAAACACCCCCACACACGGCGTCAGTCGTATGGGACCTCCGTTTTGAATGGACCGACCATACCTGGATGGAAAAAAGGAAGGCGCCTGCACTGAACAACCCGATATCGATCTATGAGGTACATCCCGGCTCATGGCGAAAAGTCCCCGAGGAAGAGGGCCGGTGGATGACCTACCGGGAACTCGCCGCGGAGCTGCCCGAATACTGCCGGTTCATGGGATTTACCCATGTAGAGTTCCTGCCCATGGCGGAGCACCCTTTTTATGGTTCATGGGGATATCAGGTTACCGGTTATTTCGCACCAACGAGCCGATATGGAACGCCACAGGATTTTATGTTCCTGATCAATGCATTGCACGAAGCCAACATCGGTGTGATCCTGGATTGGGTTCCTTCCCACTTTCCTACCGACGAGCATGGCCTCGGCTATTTCGACGGTTCACATTTATACGAGCACGCCGACCCCCGGCAGGGCTTCCATCCCGACTGGCAAAGTGCCATTTTCAACTATGGCCGGCACGAAGTGCGAAGCTTCCTGATATCCAACGCCCTTTATTGGCTAGACAAATTTCATATCGACGGCCTGCGCGTCGACGCCGTTGCCTCGATGCTTTACCTGGACTATTCCAGAAAAGAAGGCGAGTGGATACCCAATAAATATGGCGGGCGTGAAAACCTTGAAGCCATCGACTTTTTGCGCGATTTTAACACCGCCGTTCACCAATCCTTTCCGGAGGTACTTACCATTGCAGAAGAATCCACCGCCTGGCCAGGGGTAACGCACCCTGTAAGCAGCGGCGGACTAGGCTTCGATCTCAAATGGATGATGGGCTGGATGCACGATACGCTGGCTTACTTTCAAAGAGATACGGTTTACCGGTCTTATCACCAGGGGCAACTTTCGTTCAGTCTGCACTATGCATTTTCGGAGCGCTTTGTGTTGCCGCTTTCCCATGACGAAGTTGTTTATGGAAAGCGCTCGCTTCTGCACAAAATGCCTGGCGATGAATGGCAGCGCTTCGCGAACCTGCGCCTCCTGCATACGTACATGTACGGGCATCCGGGTGCGAAGCTGCTCTTTATGGGAGCTGAATTCGGACAGAACCATGAATGGCGCCATGATTACAGCCTCGATTGGGGTGAGAACCAGCACCCCGCGCACAACGGCATCCAGAGGCTGGTAAAGGACCTGAACGAGTTTTATGGCAACGAACCCGCGCTTTACGAACGGAACTTTTCCCGGGAAGGCTTTGAATGGATCGATCACCAGGATGCGACCAACAGTGTACTGGCCTGGATCCGGAAAGGCGCTTCGCCTTCCGAGGAGCTGTTGTTTATCGCCAATTTTACGCCGGTAGTCAGGGAAAATTACAGGATTGGTGTTCCGAGACCGGGTTATTACCGGGAGGTATTCAATAGCGATAATCTTCGCTACGGGGGGGTCCGACGTTGTCTGTCGGGAAGAAACCGAAAGTTATCCTATTCCCCGGCACGGCCGTGTCCATTCCGTTCCGTTGACACTCCCGCCGCTGGCGGTAATAGTATTAAAATACCACCGCAATTTTGA
- a CDS encoding RNA polymerase alpha subunit C-terminal domain-containing protein, protein MADSDQNLRICPKGHRYYKSTDCPTCPVCEAAKKPQAGFLSLISAPARRALENNGIHTLKDLAVKTEKEVLSYHGMGPNAMSKLKTAMEEAGMAFASES, encoded by the coding sequence ATGGCTGATTCAGATCAAAATCTGCGGATTTGCCCGAAAGGGCATCGGTATTACAAAAGCACCGATTGCCCGACCTGTCCTGTTTGCGAAGCTGCGAAAAAGCCCCAGGCCGGCTTCCTGTCGTTGATTAGTGCGCCCGCGCGGCGTGCATTGGAGAACAACGGCATCCATACTTTGAAAGACCTGGCGGTTAAAACGGAAAAAGAGGTACTCTCGTATCACGGCATGGGGCCTAACGCCATGTCGAAGCTCAAAACAGCCATGGAAGAGGCCGGAATGGCCTTCGCCTCCGAATCATAA
- a CDS encoding HEAT repeat domain-containing protein — protein sequence MAFYDLSKSERADRVQAIRNDIRHSLLVRMPERVRFYFADADTYIRKSAYLVTGRLYEEDEALRLPVLAMLRHFFRDADFKVRQTVINAAGEIGKRHFDEVRSFFDEGLKDSHHSPRNAVIGSVKKMGEVNPAPVLAWAKEYLHHSDKEIRREICHGIELRGRKYPQDILPLLRELQHDPTGRVRNTLVHVIGQIAYKKGCLDTVLAHLKGWENRKLVDAALEEIIDVHHRYRSFAVLTQAEAVRIIDEHFPDRKR from the coding sequence GTGGCATTTTATGATCTGTCGAAGTCCGAAAGGGCCGATCGCGTACAGGCGATCCGAAATGACATCAGGCATTCGTTGCTAGTCCGGATGCCTGAAAGAGTGCGTTTTTATTTCGCGGATGCCGATACCTACATACGGAAGTCGGCATACCTCGTTACCGGCCGGTTATACGAAGAGGACGAAGCGCTGCGGCTTCCGGTGCTGGCTATGCTGCGCCATTTTTTTCGCGACGCCGATTTCAAGGTGCGGCAAACCGTCATCAATGCGGCAGGCGAAATCGGCAAAAGACACTTCGACGAAGTTCGGTCCTTTTTTGATGAAGGGCTGAAAGATTCGCATCACTCGCCGCGGAATGCAGTGATCGGTTCGGTGAAGAAAATGGGAGAGGTGAATCCGGCACCGGTGCTGGCGTGGGCAAAAGAATACCTTCATCACAGCGACAAGGAGATCCGCCGCGAAATCTGTCATGGCATCGAACTGCGGGGACGGAAATATCCCCAGGACATTCTCCCGCTTTTGCGGGAACTTCAACACGACCCGACCGGCCGCGTACGTAATACGCTAGTGCACGTGATCGGCCAGATCGCTTACAAGAAAGGCTGCCTGGACACAGTTCTGGCGCATTTAAAGGGCTGGGAAAACAGGAAACTCGTCGATGCCGCCCTGGAAGAAATCATCGATGTGCACCATCGTTACCGAAGTTTTGCCGTGCTTACGCAAGCAGAGGCGGTCAGGATCATCGACGAGCATTTTCCCGACCGTAAGCGATGA
- a CDS encoding DUF3037 domain-containing protein: MPDRFLYEYAVLRIVPRVEREEFINVGVVLYCPSRGFLACHSAVDAHRLNALAPGTDPAEVEAYLDAFRLVCEGNRQCGSPIASLPAASRFRWLTATRSTVLQTSKVHPGFCEDPEETLKRLFQQQVK, encoded by the coding sequence ATGCCAGATAGATTTTTATACGAATATGCGGTCCTGCGCATAGTGCCGCGTGTTGAGCGGGAGGAGTTCATCAACGTGGGCGTGGTGTTGTATTGTCCGTCGCGTGGGTTTCTGGCTTGCCATTCCGCGGTCGACGCCCATCGTTTGAATGCGCTCGCGCCCGGTACCGACCCGGCCGAGGTGGAAGCTTATCTCGATGCATTCAGGCTGGTTTGCGAAGGCAACCGGCAATGCGGCAGCCCTATCGCGTCCTTGCCGGCGGCGTCGCGTTTCCGGTGGCTGACAGCCACACGCAGCACGGTGTTGCAAACGTCGAAAGTCCATCCCGGTTTCTGCGAGGACCCGGAAGAAACATTGAAGCGGCTCTTCCAGCAGCAGGTAAAATAG
- a CDS encoding T9SS type A sorting domain-containing protein, producing MIRTSKKWIALFSILLGLQYLSNAQTIQIAYENGVLNASKTSYTFDVRAIRGLNYDVANPDSSNWQFMNLRSDVQVPPGVTIQSTNYTFNPAYSSGGAISNNTPGSPPNDGGSWAEFSINLTRTMQAEIPEGAGVVLGTGTLNFSGPVMSSNKITIRPYDGTTFKAFWTNLEPINARKRIDGTANLALPVSLIDFSATREGSLATLSWSTSEESNSDYFEVQRSGDGKTWEKLKIVTAKGESSVEVQYSTVDESPMNGNNLYRLKMVDKDGTFALSKIKSVEFNLKTGYLYPNPVSDKLNFRSIEDWNSIASIKIYNALGVEVYTSPSVPEKEVNVKNLLAGTYVVKLSRKSGKYSSYKVIITR from the coding sequence ATGATCAGGACTTCTAAAAAATGGATCGCACTCTTCTCGATTCTCTTGGGTTTACAGTATTTGAGTAATGCTCAAACGATTCAAATAGCGTACGAGAATGGAGTGCTTAATGCAAGTAAAACAAGTTACACATTTGATGTCAGAGCGATAAGAGGCTTAAATTATGACGTAGCCAACCCTGATAGCAGCAACTGGCAGTTTATGAATCTTAGGTCAGATGTTCAGGTACCCCCAGGGGTAACAATTCAAAGCACCAATTATACATTCAACCCGGCTTATTCTAGCGGAGGAGCGATTTCGAACAATACACCAGGTAGCCCGCCGAATGATGGCGGATCTTGGGCAGAATTCAGCATCAACCTTACAAGAACAATGCAAGCCGAGATTCCCGAGGGTGCCGGAGTGGTTTTGGGTACAGGAACTTTGAACTTTTCGGGCCCGGTGATGAGCAGCAATAAAATTACTATCCGGCCCTATGACGGTACTACATTTAAAGCATTTTGGACTAACCTAGAACCGATTAACGCACGGAAACGAATTGACGGTACAGCTAATTTAGCTCTGCCGGTTTCATTGATCGATTTTTCGGCGACCCGTGAAGGTAGCTTGGCAACTCTAAGCTGGTCTACGTCCGAGGAATCCAACAGTGACTATTTCGAAGTACAACGCAGTGGGGACGGCAAAACTTGGGAAAAGTTGAAAATAGTTACCGCAAAAGGAGAAAGCTCTGTGGAAGTACAGTACTCTACGGTAGATGAAAGCCCGATGAACGGAAACAACTTGTATCGCCTCAAAATGGTCGACAAGGACGGCACGTTCGCTTTGAGTAAGATCAAGAGTGTTGAATTCAATTTGAAGACTGGTTATTTGTATCCCAATCCTGTAAGCGATAAATTAAATTTCAGGTCAATTGAGGATTGGAATAGCATAGCCAGCATCAAGATATACAATGCACTGGGGGTTGAGGTATATACATCACCGTCAGTGCCGGAGAAGGAAGTAAATGTCAAGAACTTACTTGCCGGAACCTATGTGGTGAAACTTTCGCGTAAAAGTGGAAAGTACAGCAGTTACAAGGTGATCATCACCCGCTAA